GATTTTGGATAGGAACTATGAATTTAGAAGAGAAATATCCTACTGCAGGGTTTTATGTTTTAGATACTAATTTAAAATTTAAGCAAGTACTAGATGATGTAACAATTTCCAATGGTTTAGCTTGGAATGAAGAAAACACAATACTTTACTATATTGATACTCCAACAAAGAAAATATTTTCTTTTGATTTTGATCTAGAAAAAGGTAAAATAGATAACAGAAAAGTAGTTATAGATCTTTCATCACAACAAGGAAGTCCAGATGGAATGACTATAGATTCAAAAGGAAATTTATGGGTAGCTATGTTTGGAGGTGCAAAAGTACTCCATATAGACCCAAAAAACGGAGATATAATAGATTATCTAGAAGTTCCAACACCTAATGTTACATCAGTAATGTTTGGCGGAGATAATTTATCTACTCTTTATATTACTACTGCAAAAATACACTTAGAAAATCCAGATAAAAATGCAGGATATGTCTACGCTGAAAAAACGTCAACAAGTGGAACTAAGATTAATTTTTGTGGATTTTAAATATTAATAATGATTCTACTTACAACCTATGATTCTGATGAAAAATTTCAAATAAAATCAGTTCTAGGGTTAGGTAAAAAATTAGAAAAAGTAATCATAATAAACGATGCAAAGGAATCAGATAAAAATAAAAAATCATTATCATCTTTTATACAATTCTTAGACGGCTTATCAATAAGTTATGAAATTATAAAAATAGACTCATTAAATTTTATTAATTCCGTATCTAAAATACTTAGTTCTTTAGACGTAGATAAAGAAATTATAGCAAACCTTAGCGGAGGAGATAAAATACTGATGATAGAAACATTAATAGCGTTAGCATTAAGTGGAAAAGAT
This genomic window from Acidianus manzaensis contains:
- a CDS encoding SMP-30/gluconolactonase/LRE family protein: MEIISPYSGDLYEGPIWHPEEKVLYWINILAGTIHRLDIKKQIYQEIKLKDYVSAISPSISGGLIAASGKSIYSVTLDGNVKEIYTVENWDSRNRFNDGKCDALGRFWIGTMNLEEKYPTAGFYVLDTNLKFKQVLDDVTISNGLAWNEENTILYYIDTPTKKIFSFDFDLEKGKIDNRKVVIDLSSQQGSPDGMTIDSKGNLWVAMFGGAKVLHIDPKNGDIIDYLEVPTPNVTSVMFGGDNLSTLYITTAKIHLENPDKNAGYVYAEKTSTSGTKINFCGF
- a CDS encoding ArsR family transcriptional regulator, producing MILLTTYDSDEKFQIKSVLGLGKKLEKVIIINDAKESDKNKKSLSSFIQFLDGLSISYEIIKIDSLNFINSVSKILSSLDVDKEIIANLSGGDKILMIETLIALALSGKDIPIEIESDKYDTKITFSISDLIRGDINADHIKILVEIMRGSRTIYKISKSTRMSTSSVSRKLKKLLEYKYIIKENTEYSLTYKGMILALMQDLKQQ